The region TAAAGAGAACCAATTTTATTGGTATAACTCTCCTGAGCTCACCTGCCTGGTTACTACGATGGCAGGTAAAGGGAATGCCTATTTTTTCAGCGTTAGCTGTAACGAACTGTCATTTATCTCAAACGTCTTGTTTTTGAGCAGCTTCAGTACTTCGGCACTGGCTAGCAAGGCGGGTCCGTAGCCATGAGCCGCATAGGGGTTTATGGGTCGATGGTAATAAAAGGCCGGATCGAAGCCCATACCCGTTCCTACGCAAACTCCTTCAACCTGTCCTTTATCCGTAACTTTCGTTGACATAGCATTCCAGCCGAGTAGAGTAGCGGGCGCATAAGCCAGCGGGTCGAGCCAGCCCTGGTTGATGGCATGAGCAAAGGCATAGACGTAAATCGCCGTTGCCGATGTTTCCAGATATGAATCGTGACGGTCAAGCAACTGGTGCCAGAATCCCGACCCCGATTGTTGAGCGGCCAGCCCTTTGGCGTGCGCTTTCAGCAAGTCCAGCATGGCTGGTCGGCCGGGGTGATTGGCGGGTAGGGCATCCAGCAATTCTACCGCAGTCAGGATGCCCCAGCCATTGGCCCTCGCCCAGTGAAACTCCGGATGCACGCTCATGCCCTCAACCCAACCGTGCATGTACAATCCTTTTTGCTGGTTGAACATCCGTTTCGAGAACTGCGTGACCTGTTTTACGGCTTCATCGAAGTACTTTTTATCGCCGGTGAGTTTGCCCATTTGCGCCAGAGCCGGAACGCTCATAAAGAGGTCATCGAGCCAAAGCGTGTTGGGCTGCGGGCGATTGCGGGCCAGCGTTCCGTCGGCCAAACGGTATTCTTTGGTCTGAATGTAATTGATGTAATTGTCGATCATGGGCCGCAGGTTGGCTTTTACACCCCCGGCGCGACTGGCCTTGATCATGGCCGCACACATCGCCCCGGCATCGTCGAGGGCGTGGGGGGCCAGCACCGCCCGCATGGGCGTGTTGGCAGTAGGGTCGGTGGTTACCTGAGCACGGAAGTAAGGCACCTGTGCGGCAATGAACTCCAGTCGTTTGTTGGTATAGTCGGCATAGCGGGAATCGCCGGTGGCTTCACTGGCCAGCAGCATACCGGCATAGGTAACGCCCCACTCATAACTGATCAGCCGGAAGTCGCCGGGTTTAAAAATGGCATTGGGATTGAAGGAGCCGCCCGGAATAATGTCCTTTTTTGTCTCTTTGTCGATCAGCTGCGTTGGCGTATTGGCATCCAGATATGTATAAATTCGGTTAATAACCTTTGTGACATCCTCCGGTTTAGGCTGACCATAAGGCACCGGGTAATCGGGCTGTAACAGGTGCAGGGGGGTAGTGGAGTCGTTGGCTTTTGGCGCACCGGGTTGGGCATAGAGGGTGCTTCCGGTGAGCAGACCGGCGAGTACCAAACCCAGTGTGCGGTTTGAGAGACCAGTTTTAGATGGGTAATTAGACATGATGATCGTTTAAATCAGGAGTTCAGTGAATGGTCTCCTGTTGGTTGGCTTATGATTACTAAAGTAGAGGCCAAATATTATGAATCCCTACTTAGTTTCTATCATGTACACTCCTGCATCAACTAAATAAGCCCTGATGAACCGCAAACTTTCACGCCGATAACCGGGTTGATTTGAAACACGACGTATTTCGTCAACTTATTCAATTGTCGTTTTAATTATGGCAGATAACAACAAAACCGCCCTCATTACGGGTGGCTCAAAAGGCATCGGCTACGGTATTGCCGAAGTACTGATCAATGAAGGAATCAAGGTAGCGATCACCAGCCGCTCGTCTGTAGCGGCCGAATTAGCAGCGGCTAAACTAAACGAGATCAAGCCCGGCTATGCACTTGGTATTGCCGCCGATGTGCGGGATTTGGCTTCGCAGCAAAAGGCTGTGGAGACGGTTCTTAGTGAGTGGGGACAACTCGATTATGTAATTGCCAATGCGGGGGTGGGGCATTTTGCTTCTATTCAGGAACTAACTCCCGAACAGTGGCAGGAAACCATCGACATTAATTTAACTGGTGTGTTCTACACGGCCAAGGCGACCCTTGATGCGCTGAAAGCAACTGAGGGATACTTCATTTCCATCGCTAGTCTGGCTGGAACAAACTTCTTCGAGAAAGGGGCTGCCTATAATGCCAGCAAGTTCGGTTTGGTAGGTTTCTCGCAGGCCATCATGCTTGATCTGCGCAGCGAAGGCATCAAAGTGACGACCATTATGCCCGGCTCGGTAGCCACCTATTTCAACGATCACCAGCCAAGTGAAAAGGATGCCTGGAAAATCCAGCCCGAAGACATCGGCCAGATCGTATCCGACCTGATTCATATGCCCGCCCGCACGCTTCCCAGTAAAATTGAAGTACGTCCCACAAGGCCGGGAGGGAAGTAGGTGGTTAGTGAGTAGGTGAAATAAGTGGAATAGTGAAGTGGTTGAGTAAGTGAAGTAAGTGGTTTGTGTCTCTGAATACTCTAGCTCCATTAACTACCCCTTACTTCACTCACTCTACCACTCCACCCATTATACTTATTTTACCCACTACACCTATTCCCGAAGCAGTTGCCAGGCTTCCTCGTTGCCTTGCTGAACGGCCAGGTCCAGCGCCGTTAACCCACGGAAGTCCCGGATGGTAGTGTCTGCACCATGTTCCAAAACCAGCTTTACCAGTTGATTCCGACCAAACAGTGTGGCGAACATTAGCGCGGTACCGTTGTTGCCGTTCTGTATATTCAAATCTGCCCCGTGTTCAATCAGGAGTTTGGCAACCTCGGGATAGCCTTTAAAACAAACGCCCATCAGGGCCGTATTGCCGCTCGCATCCTGCATATTGACGTCGGCATTGGCCGCTAACAGGGCTTTTACCGCTTCCAGCTGACCGTCGTAGGCGGCTATAATTAACGGGGTAAATCCTTTGCCATTCTGATAATTGACATTAACCCCGGCTTCGAGTAACTGATTGATATAGTCGACATCACCCTTACGGGCGGCATCAATAAGCAAGTCTTCGGGTTGGGCTGAAGAAAAAGACATAAACGGGTTTTATTGAGGATGTCTGAAATGGGTTACTGACAGGTAAACAAGCTATAATGGATTGTTTGTTTTAAAAACGCTTTATTCCG is a window of Spirosoma linguale DSM 74 DNA encoding:
- a CDS encoding Ankyrin (PFAM: Ankyrin~SMART: Ankyrin~KEGG: pat:Patl_1108 ankyrin) codes for the protein MSFSSAQPEDLLIDAARKGDVDYINQLLEAGVNVNYQNGKGFTPLIIAAYDGQLEAVKALLAANADVNMQDASGNTALMGVCFKGYPEVAKLLIEHGADLNIQNGNNGTALMFATLFGRNQLVKLVLEHGADTTIRDFRGLTALDLAVQQGNEEAWQLLRE
- a CDS encoding short-chain dehydrogenase/reductase SDR (PFAM: short-chain dehydrogenase/reductase SDR; KR domain protein~KEGG: rpa:RPA3551 short chain dehydrogenase); this translates as MADNNKTALITGGSKGIGYGIAEVLINEGIKVAITSRSSVAAELAAAKLNEIKPGYALGIAADVRDLASQQKAVETVLSEWGQLDYVIANAGVGHFASIQELTPEQWQETIDINLTGVFYTAKATLDALKATEGYFISIASLAGTNFFEKGAAYNASKFGLVGFSQAIMLDLRSEGIKVTTIMPGSVATYFNDHQPSEKDAWKIQPEDIGQIVSDLIHMPARTLPSKIEVRPTRPGGK
- a CDS encoding glycosyl hydrolase family 88 (PFAM: glycosyl hydrolase family 88~KEGG: eca:ECA3559 plant-inducible protein), which produces MSNYPSKTGLSNRTLGLVLAGLLTGSTLYAQPGAPKANDSTTPLHLLQPDYPVPYGQPKPEDVTKVINRIYTYLDANTPTQLIDKETKKDIIPGGSFNPNAIFKPGDFRLISYEWGVTYAGMLLASEATGDSRYADYTNKRLEFIAAQVPYFRAQVTTDPTANTPMRAVLAPHALDDAGAMCAAMIKASRAGGVKANLRPMIDNYINYIQTKEYRLADGTLARNRPQPNTLWLDDLFMSVPALAQMGKLTGDKKYFDEAVKQVTQFSKRMFNQQKGLYMHGWVEGMSVHPEFHWARANGWGILTAVELLDALPANHPGRPAMLDLLKAHAKGLAAQQSGSGFWHQLLDRHDSYLETSATAIYVYAFAHAINQGWLDPLAYAPATLLGWNAMSTKVTDKGQVEGVCVGTGMGFDPAFYYHRPINPYAAHGYGPALLASAEVLKLLKNKTFEINDSSLQLTLKK